In Candidatus Eisenbacteria bacterium, a genomic segment contains:
- a CDS encoding acylphosphatase translates to MGPDSSRFVARVVGRVQGVGYRYFVRSRAGELRLGGSVQNLPNGSVRVEAEGPRAELLRLLSDLREGPPAAVVERVDIEWHPPRGTSNFLILAG, encoded by the coding sequence ATGGGACCGGACTCGTCGCGGTTCGTGGCGAGGGTGGTGGGGCGGGTGCAGGGAGTCGGGTACCGATACTTCGTCCGATCGCGCGCGGGCGAGCTTCGCCTGGGCGGATCGGTTCAGAACTTGCCGAACGGTTCGGTTCGTGTCGAAGCGGAGGGCCCCAGGGCCGAACTCCTCCGGCTCCTCTCCGATCTTCGCGAGGGACCGCCCGCCGCGGTCGTCGAGCGCGTGGACATCGAGTGGCATCCCCCCCGCGGCACCTCGAACTTCCTCATCCTGGCCGGCTGA